Proteins found in one Homalodisca vitripennis isolate AUS2020 chromosome 4, UT_GWSS_2.1, whole genome shotgun sequence genomic segment:
- the LOC124359890 gene encoding uncharacterized protein LOC124359890 yields MNKMEDTTDTVGNMEAMETGKTDSPESGRHSRAEMLPLPTESQETNSHDGVDNPGFETDEVKLPLNGTHHHDPTSNGSFLNTTMTSKTEPDSPETKKNDEMAEAVNLELVNMKPFGNGINGIPVKKGDSAEVDMGDPYDEYFVPVNEHRKYIRGEKLYVTKDKRHPPTKKKCVLVSLGLALLVGILLVIALAAFGVLSNDKESTPVESRNFGTTDLRLGGVGGGLNTKVRSTTPEIPSSSLTPEPPTSPPFKPPTTESPYYVKQALEGQVTIDNMEFTPGLSNHSSMEFTTLATSLEEELKMAVFDRQTLNYGPAYIFVKVLEFMPGSVVVRYRIGWTFKEGIRSPPDPVTAETLKMRLQDHLRAHDGFLYNYRLPLHSLQAERVSDSCQINNAGCSHHCEFDYDLLEFMCHCPQGHILGLDQKTCQEPVTEPNHAQSDEAISHIGTEHEPSHAPESSSEAEPSSEPEPSAEPEPSAEPEPSSEPEPSSEPEPSSEPEPSSEPEPSSEPEASSEPEPSSEPEPSSEPEPSSEPEPSSEPEPSSEPETSSEPESSAESEPETKSKYEQTHEYIVENQPEIEIHPIPTTIQPEPKTQSETEKLEPEHSVDSQPSTEPQPSVEPQPSIELEPSTEPEPSAEPEPTAEPVPSVEAVPSAEPESSAEPEPSAEPEPSAEPEPSVESDPHSSIKTEHKTEPEHDLDVESKTEQEPSAKNILETDLNQNSWVDLGMHLFSEKNSTSEVIPNETTEIMPENENNMMEERMQPVINVTDANVNGEPKSEDSEHNSDTESEKTNEMVDHSNHLIQDSTESSSLPKVDDIKDGDSHSEGEGRSHSDEDVFEGIIVSNSTEENHTEESHSINEIEMKETSSEVLQHEDDTKMNSNNLENENHQADPEITTIHSMPEIVPERTSEESEEHNTEYLDSFMVNEMIPIKEKKKEPRLDDDNNKESSTENNGEANHIVTVSNIESLNEDSTNGPAEEVDPMEFSEGLNSGTPIVNMSITELMKEKVNGEWDLEHVGLGSTTTEINVEKTTLRDDITATESKTFLESNTELPHESENNISSDNKSTPTNNSSESNTAYSVEKVRDGSIQEPENETNIEMKNTTELPINSIFANDVVSTIHPLFPVVSKSEENITTQNVVSNVTSEKEEKKSDFFLIEAETTMHPLFGKDIIHHTSNNTILRVEEVSDPVSSNNSINIMEITTTKTEQDSTTETRSILNNIAENTFNPLFTPESTTTTGNPLNDVKEREINTRSNVLHDNIESNDNTIKPVNGEKESVIEKSTLIPVIDQNDSANNVDDKGNIYEETTPFINTHNDPRIGVPHKNEDYTLENAESNMTSTDPRIGVIVSTDKEINKENGINTNYDPRIGIFENKINDTNQELVIIEKSTEVTSINTGNDPRTNERENSLFSSSDEAEATLAPLFSKEITTASSPSLEVVLQATSTSPSVVLDNLVNESNTSAVNPQNTTSNVLDENSSFLLQNPSDENIEQKQINEYGLGEEAKINTNGLNDVQFNNSYDQGLILQNISNEDEEPSEKYMFSEKDSYDKSELKKKEKKPIKSDDPELIKSLYEKKNRLEKEKKNEKNNLSSQVFDENNSSTEPFTASQVGASSTESNFLTAVLDVSEVKQDYGNGVYELDDRKSKKKFNKKTDSTSQIGNEFDEFNGSLMHDNATVESRDLDTDYVITDLPDVVSSFSTEMTDLKEKVEESIKPDLMSVKKVYIDDDGNEEINQTKTANLSILSIKETTVSPLFENSQVELLNTTETLSGTSDTSIMDKSTPFGFSKCASGQFQCINGTTREGAYCVPLSAKCDSANDCSDGSDELGCIQDGCPGNFQCSNGQCLKRDLVCNNIVDCNDGSDEANCDEWKCEFDELQCPSGRCVPVLWQCDGKPDCDNHTDEFNCQTSCGNNEYLCPEGWCIPQTWRCNGQPECANGEDEKLCDCSVDQFRCLTGGCVDAALICDGVEHCPDNSDEWECVQLDSMDLQIRTKDNEWLPVCASQWTTEWSNAACQGLGFAKAQFTEMRPADSNSTPHFSLKPEARWDSGHRLTAAVSRSDEPCEAFVEITCQEFTCGNPGPSEGVAARLVGGNGAANGQWPSVAVLYQNKTKASCTASIISPKWLLSSFNCLHTRDKSLMSDGWVAFGGGSMFETDKPETQMRVVAEMVPYPQVKFNRFLYSDDLVLIGLKEPFSLTRYVGAICLPEKEIEPRQICVTAGWGYTSPGEINFSQYLHYLPVPTIDLAECNSTKHYAGFVSQHEICAGYTDAEKTPCYKDEGAPLMCVSEGGVWELQGVLSYHSNCGRGFHPSIYSSISAVRSWIEKTVGSKFERKSTFNVRR; encoded by the exons TTGGTGTATTATCAAACGACAAAGAGTCAACTCCTGTAGAAAGCAGAAACTTTGGTACAACTGATCTAAGGCTAGGTGGAGTGGGTGGAGGTTTAAATACAAAGGTGAGGAGTACAACGCCGGAAATACCTAGTAGTTCACTGACACCTGAGCCCCCTACATCACCCCCCTTCAAACCCCCAACTACAGAGTCACCATACTATG TGAAACAAGCTCTTGAAGGTCAAGTAACAATAGACAACATGGAATTTACCCCAGGACTCTCCAACCATAGCTCCATGGAATTTACAACTCTCGCCACATCACTTGAAGAAGAG CTCAAGATGGCTGTGTTCGACCGACAGACACTGAACTACGGTCCAGCTTACATTTTCGTCAAAGTTTTAGAGTTCAT GCCAGGTAGTGTGGTGGTTAGATATCGTATTGGCTGGACTTTCAAGGAAGGCATCCGCAGTCCACCAGACCCTGTAACTGCAGAGACACTGAAGATGCGTTTACAAGACCATTTACGAGCACACGACGGTTTTCTCTACAACTACCGCCTACCCTTGCATTCACTACAAGCAGAAC GGGTTTCAGATTCTTGTCAGATTAACAATGCAGGGTGTTCCCACCATTGTGAGTTTGACTATGATTTGCTGGAATTCATGTGCCACTGCCCACAAGGACACATATTGGGACTGGACCAAAAGACTTGCCAAGAgccag TTACTGAACCTAACCATGCACAATCCGACGAGGCAATATCACATATAGGAACAGAACATGAACCATCTCATGCACCAGAGTCTTCATCTGAAGCTGAACCATCGTCAGAACCAGAACCATCAGCTGAACCAGAACCATCAGCTGAACCAGAACCATCATCAGAACCAGAACCTTCATCCGAGCCAGAACCTTCATCCGAGCCAGAACCTTCATCCGAGCCAGAACCTTCTTCCGAGCCAGAAGCTTCATCCGAGCCAGAACCTTCATCCGAGCCAGAACCTTCATCCGAACCAGAACCTTCATCTGAGCCAGAACCTTCATCCGAGCCAGAACCTTCATCTGAACCAGAAACATCATCTGAGCCTGAGTCATCAGCTGAATCTGAACCAGAAACCAAATCAAAATATGAACAAACTCATGAATATATAGTTGAAAATCAGCCAGAAATTGAAATACATCCTATACCAACAACAATACAACCTGAACCTAAAACACAATCTGAGACAGAGAAACTAGAACCTGAACATTCTGTTGACTCCCAACCCTCTACTGAACCCCAACCTTCTGTTGAACCACAACCTTCTATTGAACTCGAACCTTCTACTGAACCTGAACCTTCTGCTGAGCCTGAACCTACTGCTGAACCAGTACCTTCTGTTGAAGCAGTACCTTCTGCTGAACCAGAATCTTCTGCAGAACCAGAACCTTCTGCAGAACCAGAACCTTCTGCAGAACCAGAACCTTCTGTTGAATCTGATCCTCATTCTTCTATCAAAACAGAACACAAAACAGAGCCAGAACATGATTTGGATGTAGAATCTAAAACAGAACAAGAACCttctgcaaaaaatattttggaaacagaTTTAAATCAGAACTCATGGGTGGACCTTGGAATGcacttattttcagaaaaaaattcaacATCTGAAGTTATACCAAATGAAACCACTGAAATTATGccagaaaatgaaaataatatgatgGAAGAACGTATGCAACCTGTTATTAATGTGACAGATGCCAATGTTAATGGAGAGCCTAAGTCAGAGGACTCAGAACATAATTCAGACACAGAATCTGAAAAAACAAATGAAATGGTAGATCATTCTAACCATCTGATTCAAGATTCAACCGAGTCAAGTTCTTTACCAAAAGTAGATGACATAAAAGATGGAGATAGCCATTCTGAGGGTGAAGGAAGGTCCCATAGTGATGAAGATGTGTTTGAAGGAATAATAGTATCCAATTCTACAGAAGAAAACCACACAGAAGAATCGCACAGTATCAATGAAATTGAAATGAAAGAGACAAGTTCTGAAGTTCTTCAACATGAAGATGATACAAAGATGAATTCTAATAATCTTGAGAATGAAAACCACCAGGCTGACCCAGAAATAACAACTATACATTCAATGCCAGAAATTGTACCAGAAAGGACTTCTGAAGAATCTGAAGAACACAATACTGAATATCTGGATTCCTTCATGGTTAATGAAATGATtccaataaaagaaaaaaagaaagaaccTCGGCTGGATGATGATAACAATAAAGAATCTAGCACAGAAAACAATGGTGAAGCAAATCATATAGTCACAGTATCTAATATAGAATCACTTAATGAGGATTCAACAAATGGTCCTGCTGAAGAGGTCGATCCTATGGAGTTTAGTGAAGGCTTAAACAGTGGAACACCTATTGTGAATATGTCAATAACAGAGCTAATGAAAGAGAAGGTTAATGGTGAATGGGACCTAGAACATGTGGGATTAGGTTCTACAACAACTGAAATCAATGTTGAAAAAACTACATTAAGAGATGATATTACCGCTACagaatcaaaaacatttttagaaagtAATACTGAATTGCCACATGAATCAGAAAACAACATTTCTAGTGATAATAAATCAACTCCAACAAATAATTCTTCTGAAAGTAATACTGCTTACAGTGTAGAAAAAGTAAGAGATGGATCAATTCAGGAACCGGAAAAcgaaacaaatattgaaatgaaaaacacAACAGAGTTACCCATTAACAGCATATTTGCTAATGATGTAGTAAGCACTATTCATCCTTTGTTTCCAGTAGTATCCAAATCAGAGGAAAACATAACAACGCAAAATGTTGTCAGCAATGTAACTTCAGAAAAAGAAGAGAAGAAATCAGATTTCTTTTTGATTGAGGCAGAAACAACTATGCATCCATTATTTGGTAAAGATATCATTCATCATACAAGCAACAATACTATTTTAAGGGTTGAAGAGGTGAGTGATCCtgtttcatcaaataattcaataaatattatggaAATCACAACAACTAAAACTGAACAGGACAGTACTACTGAAACAAGaagtattttgaataatatagcAGAAAATACATTTAATCCTCTGTTCACCCCAGAAAGTACTACAACTACTGGAAATCCTCTTAATGATGTAAAAGAAAGGGAAATTAACACTAGATCAAATGTACTTCATGATAATATAGAGAGCAATGACAATACAATCAAACCTGTAAATGGTGAAAAGGAGTCTGTAATTGAGAAATCAACTTTAATTCCAGTGATAGATCAGAATGATAGTGCAAATAATGTAGATGATAAAGGTAACATATATGAAGAAACTACTCCTTTTATTAATACTCATAATGATCCAAGAATTGGTGTGCCACATAAAAATGAAGATTACACCCTAGAGAATGCTGAGAGTAATATGACATCCACTGATCCGCGTATTGGTGTCATAGTAAGCACTGACAAAGAAATTAACAAAGAGAAcggtataaatacaaattatgatcCAAGAATTGGTATCtttgagaataaaattaatgatacaaATCAAGAACTAGTTATAATAGAGAAGAGTACTGAAGTTACATCAATCAACACTGGAAATGATCCTAGAACAAATGAAAGAGAAAATAGTTTATTCAGTTCTTCAGATGAAGCAGAAGCAACTTTGGCCCCTTTATTTAGTAAAGAAATTACAACTGCCTCTAGTCCTAGTTTAGAAGTTGTACTACAAGCAACATCAACTAGTCCAAGTGTAGTACTGGACAATTTAGTTAATGAAAGCAACACAAGTGCTGTTAACCCACAAAATACAACTTCTAACGTTTTGGACGAAAACTCGAGTTTCCTTCTTCAAAATCCGTCAGATGAGAATATAGAACAGAAGCAAATCAATGAATATGGTTTAGGAGAGGAAGCCAAGATAAATACTAATGGTCTAAATGATGTTCAGTTCAATAATTCTTATGATCAAGGCttgattttacaaaacataagtAATGAAGATGAAGAACCTTCTGAAAAATATATGTTCAGTGAAAAGGATTCATATGATAAAAGTGAGTTGAAGAAAAAAGAGAAGAAACCCATCAAAAGTGATGATCCTGAACTgataaaaagtttatatgaaaagaaaaataGATTAGAAAAGGAGAAGAAGaatgagaaaaataatttgtCCTCACAGGTTTTTGATGAGAACAACAGTAGTACAGAACCATTTACAGCTAGTCAAGTAGGAGCAAGTTCAACAGAAAGTAACTTTTTAACAGCAGTTCTAGATGTATCAGAGGTCAAACAGGACTATGGAAATGGTGTTTATGAATTAGATGATCGAAAAAGTAAAAAGAAGTTCAACAAGAAGACGGACAGTACATCTCAAATAGGAAATGAATTTGATGAGTTTAATGGTTCACTGATGCATGATAATGCCACTGTGGAATCAAGAGATTTGGATACAGATTATGTTATAACTGACTTGCCTGATGTAGTATCATCATTTTCAACAGAAATGACCGATTTAAAAGAGAAAGTAGAAGAATCAATCAAACCTGATTTAATGagtgttaaaaaagtttatattgatGACGATGGCAATGAAGAAATAAATCAGACTAAAACAGCAAACTTGAGCATTTTATCTATCAAAGAGACTACTGTTAGCCCTTTGTTTGAGAATTCTCAGGTTGAACTCCTAAATACCACTGAAACTCTTAGTGGAACAAGTGATACTTCCATTATGGATAAATCAACTCCATTTGGCTTTTCAAAATGCGCTTCAG GTCAATTTCAATGCATCAATGGCACTACAAGAGAGGGGGCTTATTGTGTACCACTCTCAGCCAAGTGTGATTCTGCCAACGACTGTTCCGACGGTTCTGATGAACTGGGCTGCATTCAAGATGGCTGTCCAGGGAACTTTCAG TGTTCAAATGGGCAATGTCTGAAGAGAGATCTTGTGTGCAACAACATAGTGGACTGCAATGATGGAAGTGATGAGGCCAACTGTG aTGAATGGAAGTGTGAGTTTGATGAGCTGCAGTGTCCATCAGGCCGCTGTGTCCCCGTGCTGTGGCAGTGTGACGGCAAACCTGACTGTGATAACCATACTGATGAGTTCAACTGTCAGA CATCTTGTGGCAACAATGAGTATCTCTGCCCTGAGGGCTGGTGTATTCCTCAAACATGGCGCTGCAATGGTCAACCAGAATGTGCTAATGGAGAAGACGAAAAACTTTGTG atTGCTCGGTAGACCAGTTCAGGTGTCTAACCGGAGGCTGTGTGGACGCAGCTCTGATCTGTGATGGAGTAGAACATTGCCCTGACAACAGTGACGAGTGGGAGTGTGTGCAACTCGACTCCATGGATTTGCAGATCAG AACCAAGGACAATGAGTGGCTACCAGTATGTGCCTCCCAGTGGACGACAGAATGGAGCAATGCAGCGTGCCAGGGACTCGGGTTTGCCAAAGCTCAGTTCACAGAGATGCGGCCAGCAGACTCCAACTCAACACCACACTTCTCGCTCAAGCCCGAGGCTCGCTGGGACTCTGGACATCGACTGACTGCTGCAGTTTCTCGCTCAGATGAACCCTGCGAGGCTTTTGTTGAGATTACTTGCCAAGAATTCA CGTGTGGTAACCCTGGCCCATCAGAGGGAGTAGCGGCCAGACTTGTGGGTGGGAATGGTGCAGCCAATGGTCAATGGCCCTCTGTTGCCGTCTTGTACCAGAACAAAACTAAAGCCTCATGTACAGCTTCGATCATTAGTCCTAAATGGTTACTTTCCTCTTTCAATTGTTTACATACAAG AGACAAATCCTTGATGTCAGATGGCTGGGTTGCATTTGGAGGTGGTTCTATGTTCGAGACAGATAAACCAGAGACTCAAATGCGAGTAGTAGCGGAGATGGTGCCTTATCCTCAAGTCAAGTTTAATCGCTTCCTCTACTCTGATGACCTGGTGCTGATTGGGCTAAAGGAACCTTTCTCTCTGACTCGCTATGTTGGTGCCATCTGTCTGCCAGAGAAGGAGATTGAACCTCGCCAGATCTGTGTCACTGCTGGATGGGGCTACACCTCCCCTGGTG AAATTAACTTCAGCCAGTACCTTCATTACTTGCCGGTGCCTACAATAGACTTGGCAGAGTGTAACTCAACGAAACACTATGCTGGGTTTGTTTCACAACACGAAATCTGTGCTGGCTACACAGATGCAGAGAAGACACCTTGTTAT AAGGACGAGGGTGCACCACTGATGTGTGTCAGTGAGGGAGGAGTGTGGGAGTTGCAGGGGGTGCTTAGCTATCACAGCAACTGCGGTAGAGGCTTCCATCCTTCCATCTACAGCTCCATCTCAGCAGTCCGCTCTTGGATCGAGAAAACTGTGGGCAGCAAGTTCGAACGAAAGTCTACTTTTAATGTAAGGAGGTGA